A window of Primulina tabacum isolate GXHZ01 chromosome 4, ASM2559414v2, whole genome shotgun sequence contains these coding sequences:
- the LOC142542732 gene encoding uncharacterized protein LOC142542732, translating into MAETKHAHIVEIPVDEEHQQKLIQQHHPLAEISRSPGHFLLLKLWQREEDLRSRRLAMKESRMDSIKQEIFQLCCFFFIFHGLFFTVLFTSSSGDRQLGCRKWWIPCVLSLCYSAVIVFLVQLKLCRYWKMERQLQRERAEGRGLTRCIQELRMKGDSFDLCKEPQNGKRMKSSSVEIKWRPLTWCTRYCATVCLVCFTGLAFPVCRFMLCA; encoded by the coding sequence ATGGCGGAAACAAAACATGCCCATATCGTTGAAATCCCAGTAGACGAAGAGCATCAGCAAAAGCTGATCCAGCAGCACCACCCGTTGGCGGAGATTTCTAGAAGCCCCGGCCATTTCTTGCTTCTCAAGCTCTGGCAGAGAGAAGAAGATCTCCGCAGCCGTAGGCTAGCCATGAAAGAATCAAGAATGGATTCAATCAAACAAGAAATCTTCCAACTCTGctgtttcttcttcatttttcaTGGCTTGTTTTTTACAGTTCTGTTCACATCTTCTTCAGGGGACCGTCAACTGGGTTGTAGAAAGTGGTGGATCCCATGTGTCTTATCTCTGTGCTATTCTGCTGTGATTGTTTTTCTTGTCCAGTTGAAGCTTTGCAGGTACTGGAAGATGGAACGGCAGTTGCAGAGGGAACGGGCAGAGGGGCGGGGCCTGACTCGGTGTATTCAGGAGCTGAGGATGAAAGGAGATAGTTTTGATCTGTGTAAAGAGCCTCAAAATGGGAAGAGAATGAAGAGTTCGAGTGTGGAGATTAAGTGGAGGCCACTTACTTGGTGCACTCGGTATTGTGCGACTGTTTGTCTTGTTTGTTTTACAGGTTTGGCATTTCCAGTATGCAGATTCATGCTTTGTGCTTAA
- the LOC142542733 gene encoding small nuclear ribonucleoprotein SmD1a-like, which yields MKLVRFLMKLNNETVSIELKNGIVVHGTITGVDISMNTHLKTVKLTNKGKNPITLDHLSVRGNTIRYYILPDSLNLETLLVEETPRVKPKKPTAGKTLGRGRGRGRGRGRGRGR from the exons ATGAAGCTCGTTAG ATTTCTGATGAAATTGAACAACGAGACCGTCTCAATAGAGCTCAAGAACGGAATTGTAGTTCACGGAACTATTACGG GAGTGGATATCAGCATGAACACACATTTGAAGACTGTAAAACTGACAAATAAAGGGAAAAATCCAATCACTCTTGATCATCTGAGTGTTAGGGGAAACACAATTCGGTATTACATCCTTCCAGACAGCCTAAATCTTGAAACTTTACTCGTGGAAGAGACTCCCAGAGTTAAGCCCAAGAAGCCTACTGCAG GAAAAACTTTGGGTCGCGGTCGAGGCAGAGGCCGTGGGAGGGGACGTGGCCGTGGTCGTTAA